The DNA region AAAGCACGGACCTCCCCCCGGGCGGCCGGACGATCTTTGCCGGAAGGCTCATTCGGGATCCGCATTACGTTTGCCCTTCCTGCGGCGCTGCGAAAAGGAGAAGTCCTCGGTCGCGAAGCTCTTCTAAAAACTGCCACACGTCGGCTTGGACGGCAACCGGGTCCGCCCCGAAGCGGCTCGCGAGCTCCGAGACGATCGCCGGAACGGCCCGCCGGCCGTCGCAAAGGGAAAGGATCGCTTCCGCCGTCCGGTTCAGGATGAGCACTCCTTCCGGATAGAGAAGGATCGGCTTCTTCCGTACCGCATCCCAACGCAGGGAAGCCTTGGAAGCCAGACGGGGGGTGGCGCGGTTAAGGTCCATCCGGGGCGGGCATCTGGATGCGGAGGACATAGGCCATGTACATGGCGTCGAGCATCGACCAGAGCAGCTCGCACTTGAAGCGGAGAGCGGCCAGAGCCGCTTCCTGGGCCGCCCGGGTCCGGCAGCGATCGACCACTAGCCGGAGGGTGAAGCTCACGTCCTTCGGAGCTTGGGTGAGCCGCTTCCGGAAATACCGGAGGCCCTCTTCCCGGATCCAAGGGTAGAACTTAGGGAAGGCATCGATCCGGGTCTGGTGGATCGACGGGGCGAAGAGCTCGGTGAGGGAAGAAGCCATCGCCTCGATCCAGCTGTGGCTGCGGCAGAAGTTCACGTAGGCGTCGACTGCGAAGCGGACCCCGGGGAGCAGATGTTTCTGCTCGAGGAGCTCTTCCCGGGAAAGGCCGACCGCTTCCCCGAGCATGAGCCACCGTTCGATCCCGCCGGGATCCTCTCCGGTCCCGTCATGGTCATGGATCCGGCGGATCCATTCCCGGCGCAGCTCCCGGTCGGGGCAGAGGGAGAGGATGATGGCGTCCTTGATCGGAATCTGGGCTTGGTAATAGAAACGGTTGGCCACCCAGCCGCGGATCTGCTCCCGGCTGCACTTCCCTTCATTCATGAGGACGTGGAAGGGGTGCCTGTCATGGTAGCTGCTCCGGCCGATCGCGCGCAGCCGCGCCTCGAAGTCGGGCGGGGAGAGCGGCGGCTCGGTGTCCGGCAGGAAAGAAAAGGGCATGCTCATGAGTCCGTAGGATAGAAGGAGAGAAGCATACCGTCATAGGCAATTTGCACACCCGCTTCTCTCACCTCTTTTGCCTGGGGGGAGTCCGGGTCAAGCATGGGGTTGGTGTTGTTGATGTGAATGTAGAACTTCTTTGCGACAGGCAGCTTCGCGAGCCGGGCAAGCGAGCCTTCCGGGCCGGAAACGGGCAGGTGGCTTCGCCGGATCGACCGGCGGCGCTCCTCGCTCATCGGCGCGAGCTCCTCCTCCGACCAGAAAGTTCCGTCGACGAAAAGCGCGTCGCAGCCCGAGACGAAGGCGAGGAAGGCGTCGGAAATTTCCGGAAGGCCCGGCGCGTAGGCAACACGCCGCCCGCTCTTCGTGCCGAGGAGGCGGAGGGCGACGACCTGCCCGGGCTCTTCCGAGGGAGCCTCATAAGGTGCCGGGGCGCCGGGGAGGGAGAGAGCTTCGATCCGAACGCCGCCGAATTCGGCAGGATACGCGGAACGCTCGACAGGGAGGAAATGGCGGAGGACGGATACGATCGGGAAGGTCGAGTTGAGGCTCTTCCAGACGGGATCGGTGCAGGCGATCCGGATCTCCGTTCCCTCGCGCAGGAAGAGAAGCCCGGTCGTGTGATCGAGCTGTCCGTCGGTCAGCGCGACACCGGCAAGCGGGGAACCGCGGAGCGCCCCCTCGGGAGGGGCGAGCTCCGCTGCTTGCGCAAACTGAGAGCAGAGATCGGGTGAGGCGTTGATAAGGGTCCAGCGCTCTCCGGGCTCCGAGACCGCGATCGAAGCCTGCGTGCGCCGAAAACGCTTTTGCGCCGCGGGAAGGTCGCGTTCCTCCCGGGCACGGCGGCACTGGGGGCAGAGGCAGTTCCACTGCGGAACTCCGCCGCCCGCTCCGGAGCCAAGAACGAGCAAGCGCATCGAGAGCGCATCTCCGCAGCCAAGAGAAAGGAGAGAGCAGAAAACCGGGAAGAGGGCGACCCGGACGGATCGCCCTCTTCCCGAAAACATTGCGGAGATTACTTGCCCGCTACGTTAACGTAGGCGGTGACCTCCATGCAAAGGCTGATGTCTTCAAATTCCGGCTTTACCCAATTCATAATAGCATAGGCTCCTGGTTTGGAAGGCGCTTTCTCCTCAAAACGCACTCCCGGTTGCACACTGCAACCTACTGATCCCCCGAAGAGGCCTCAAGGACTTTTTGCGGCTTTCCCCGGCGGCCGGAAAGAACGCAAAAACGCAAATTCCGCATTGTCGACGGCTGGCGGGATGATTAGTAGTAAAGGAGGAACGCGCGAGGTGACCCTCGGTTACTAAGGGAATCTACTACCGGAAGGAGAGACGGATCGGAGGCGGGATGGAGAACGGGAAGGCCGAGAGAAAAAACGAGCTGGAGAGCATCTTGGAGAAGTTTGCTCGTCAGGCGAACGGATTGATCCCCGCCTTTCATGCGATTCAGGAGCGTTTCGGCTACGTCCCCAAGGAATGTCTCCCCGAGGTGGCGCAGGCCTTCAACCTCTCCCAAGCCGACGTCTACGGCGTGCTCACCTTCTACCACGACTTCCGGCGCGAGCCGGCGGGACGGCACATCGTTTCCGTCTGCCGAGCCGAGGCGTGCCAGGCGAACGGATCGGGGAAGCTGATCGAAGAGCTGCGGGGGAGGTTACGGATCGATTTCGGCGAGACCACTCCGGATAACGAGGTCACTCTTCTGCCGACCTACTGCTTCGGGAATTGTGCCTGCGGGCCTTCGATTGCGATCGACGGCAAGCTCTACGGCCGGATGACCGCCCAAAGGGTGGAACGGATTCTCCGGGGAATGGGGGCGCTCGAATGAAGGTCTACGTTCCTCGGGACTATTCGGCATGCGCTCTGGGGGCGGACGAGGTGGCCCGCGCCATCGAGCGCGAAGCGGCCGCGAGGGGGCTCTCCATCGAGCTGATCCGGAACGGATCGCGCGGCCTCTATTGGCTCGAGCCGCTGGTCGAGGTGGAGCGGAACGGGCAGCGCATCGGCTATGGACCCATCGGCGAAGAGCAGGTCGAAAGCCTCTTTGCCGCGGGGTTCTTAGAAGGCGGGGAGCATCCCGCGCGCGTGGGCGATCCGGAAGAAATCCCCTACTTGCGCCGGCAGAAGCGGCTGGTCTTCCGCCGCGTCGGGAAAAACGACCCGCTTTCGCTGGACGCCTACCGGAAAGACGGCGGGCTTGCCGGCTTGGCGCGGGCGCTCACGCTCTCCCCCGGGCAGATCGTGGAGGAAGTGACCAAGTCGGGATTGCGCGGGCGCGGAGGAGCCGGTTTTCCCACGGGAATCAAGTGGAAGACGACGCTCCAGGCGGAAGCCGATCAGAAGTATATCGTTTGCAACGCTGACGAGGGAGACTCCGGCACCTTTTCCGACCGGATGGTGATCGAGGGGGATCCCTTCCTCCTGATCGAGGGGATGGTCATCGCGGGCCTCGCGGTCGGAGCGACCGAAGGCTACGTCTATCTCCGCTCCGAATATCCTCTGGCGCGCCGGATTTTCGAGCAGGCGCTCGAGAAGGCGGAGGCCGGCGGCCTGCTGGGGAAAGATATCCTAGGAAGCGGCAAGTCTTTTCACCTCCACCTTTATATCGGGGCGGGAGCCTATGTCTGCGGCGAGGAGACCGCGCTCCTCGAAAGCCTCGAAGGGAAGCGGGGTATGGTTCGCCCGCGCCCGCCGCTGCCCGCCGTTCGCGGCCTGTGGCAAAAGCCCACCGTGGTCAACAACGTGATCACGCTCGCCTCGGTGCCGGCCATCCTGGCCGAGGGGGCGGAGGCGTACGCGCAGCTCGGGGTGGGGCGGTCGAAGGGCACCCTGCCGGTGCAGCTCTCGGGAAATCTCAAGAGGCCCGGCCTTGTCGAGGTGCCTTTCGGGGTCACCCTGGAGGAGCTGCTCTTCGAGTACGGCGGGGGGACCGCGAGCGGGCGGCCGCTCAAGACGATCCAGATCGGGGGTCCCTTGGGACCGTATCTGCCGCCTTCGCTCTTTTCGGTGACCCTCGATTACGAGGAGCTGGCGAAGGTCCGAGGAATCGTCGGTCATGGGGGGATCGTGGCTTTCGACGACACGGTGAACCTCGGGCGGATGGCGCGCTACGCGATGGAGTACTGCGCCGGGGAATCCTGCGGAAAGTGCACGCCCTGCCGGATCGGCTCGACGCGCGGCATGGAGCTCATGGACCGGATCCTCTCGGGGAAGAAGGAGCCGGGAGCCGCCGAGCTCCTTGTCGATCTTTGCGACGTGATGGTCAACGCGTCGCTCTGCGGGCTGGGGGGGATGACGCCCTTCCCCGTGCTGAGCGCCCTGAGATTTTTCCCGGAGGATTTCGGCTATACGAAAGAGGAAGTGGAACCGTTGCTGCAACGGATGTAAAAGGGGGCAAAAGGAGCGGGGGAAGCCGGTAGCCGGTAAAGCGGAGGGAGATCATATGCTGATGCAGAGACACGTCGATTTGGGAACGCCGAGCCGCGGCTGCGAATGCGGCGGGCACGGCCCCCACCACGGCCTCAACGGCCATTGCGGGGAACCGCGCGTGGAGGGGCGGCAAGTGACGGTGTCGATCGATGGGAAGGAGATCACCGTTCCTGAAGGGACTTCGGTGCTGCGCGCAGCCGGGCTCGCCGGGGTGGGCATTCCGAAGCTCTGCGCGACCGACAGCCTCGAGCCCTTCGGCTCCTGCCGGCTCTGCCTGGTGGAAATCGAAGGGAAGAGGGGCTTTCCCGCTTCTTGCACCACCACCGTCGAGCCGGGAATGAAGGTAAGGACCTATTCGGAGAGGTTGGCGAAGCTGCGGCGGGGGGTCATGGAGCTCTACATCTCCGACCATCCGCTCGATTGCCTCACCTGCCCGGCGGACGGGGATTGCGAGCTCCAGGACATGGCCGGAGACGTGGGCTTGCGCGAAGTCCGCTACGGATATGCCGGGAAGAACCATCTTCAGGCCGAAAAGGACACGAGCAACCCGTATTTTACTTTCGATCCCGCCAAGTGCATCGTCTGTTCCCGATGCGTGCGCGCTTGCGATGAGATTCAGGGGACCTTCGCCCTGACCGTCGAGGGCCGCGGGTTCGATTCGGTGATCATGCCCGGCCCCACGGGCGAGTTCCTGAGCTCGGAGTGCGTCTCTTGCGGGGCCTGCGTCTACGCCTGCCCGACCTCGGCGTTGATGGAAAAGGCGGTGATCGAACTGGGCCTGCCGAGCGAGTCGACCGACACCACCTGTGCCTACTGCGGCGTCGGCTGCTCTTTCCATGCGGAAACCAAAGGGACGACCGTCGTGCGGATGACGCCGAATAAGGAGAGCCTTTCCAACCACGGCCACTCCTGCGTGAAGGGGCGCTTCGCCTGGTCGTACGCCTCCTCCAAGGACCGAGTGACCAAGCCGATGATCCGGAAGCGGATCGAAGATCCCTGGCAAGTGGTGAGCTGGCCCGAGGCGATCCAGTACGTGGCATCCGAGTTCCTCCGCATTCGCGAGCGGTACGGGCGGAATTCGATCGGAGCCGTAAGCTCCTCCCGTTGCACCAACGAGGAGGACTATATCGTCCAGAAGCTGGTTCGGGCGGTCTTCCGCAACAACAACATCGATACCTGTGCCCGGGTCTGCCATTCTCCGACCGGCTACGGTCTCAAAAAGGCCTTCGGGGAATCGGCCGGGACCAATCCGTTCGACTCTGTCGATTCCGCAAACCTCATCTTCGTCATCGGAGCGAATCCGACCGACGGCCATCCGGTGTTCGGCTCCCGCATGAAGCGGAGGTTGCGGGCGGGGGCGAAGCTGATCGTCGCCGATCCGCGCCGCATCGACCTCGTGCGCAACCCCCACATCCAGGCGGATATCCATCTGGCGCTTCGGCCGGGCACCAATGTCGCCCTGCTCAATGCGATGGCGCATGCGATTCTCGAGGAGGGTCTGGAGAACCGGCAGTACATCGAGAGCCGCTGCGATCCGGTCTCCTATGCGAAGTGGCGGGACTTCATTCTGCGGCCGGAGAACTCACCCGAGGCGATGGCCCCGGTCACCGGGGTTTCCGCCGACGCCATCCGCGCCGCAGCGCGCCTCTACGCGACGATCCGTCCGGCGGCGATCTACTACGGCCTGGGTGTGACCGAGCATTCCCAAGGATCGACCGGTGTCATGTGCTTGGCCAATCTTGCGATGTTGACCGGAAACGTCGGCTTGGACGGGGCCGGTGTCAATCCGTTGCGCGGCCAAAATAACGTCCAGGGAGCCTGCGACATGGGCTCTTTCCCCCACGAGCTGTCGGGCTACCGGCATATCTCGGATGAAGCGGCCCGAAGACGCTTCGAGGAGGAGTGGGGCGTGGAGATCGATCCGGAGCCGGGCTTCCGGATCACCAACATGCTCAGCGCCGCTGCGGCCGGAGAGTTCAAGGCCCTCTACATGCACGGAGAAGATCTGGTGCAGTCCGATCCGGATGCTTCCCATGTCATCGAAGGGCTGCGGAAGATGGAGCTGGTCGTCCTCCACGATCTCTTTCTCAACGAGAGCTCCAAATACGCCCACGTCTTTCTGCCGGGCTGCTCCTTCCTCGAGAAGGACGGGACTTTCACCAATGCCGAGCGCCGCATCCAGCTGGTCCGCCAGGTTATGCCGCCGCTCTGCGGCAAGCAGGAGTGGGAGGTGGTGCAAGAGATCGCCCAGGCGATGGGCTATCCGATGCACTACCGTCACGCCTCCGAGATCATGGACGAAATCGCGCGATTGACTCCGACCTTCCACGGCGTGAGCCACGAGAAGATCGCGCGGCTCGGCTCGATCCAGTGGCCGTGCAACGACAAAGCTCCCGAAGGCACTCCGATCCTGCACGAGGAGGAGTTCGTCCGGGGGAAAGGGTTCTTCGCCCTGACGGGCTACGTGCCGACGAAGGAGAAGGCTTCCAGCCGCTTCCCGCTGCTCTTGACCACGGGTCGGATCCTCTTTCACTACAACGTCGGAACGCAGACCCGCCGGACGGCGAACGCGACTTGGAGCCGGGAGGACCTGCTCGAGATCCATCCGAGCGATGCGGAGGAACGCGGCATCCGGGACGGGGACAAGACGGAGCTGCGGAGCCGGAAGGGAAGCGTGATCATGCGTTGCCGCGTTACCGATCGGGTGGCACCGGGAACGGTATACGCCACCTTCCATTTTCCGGAAAACCGGACGAACGTGCTGACGACCGAGAACTCCGACTGGGCAACCAACTGCCCCGAATACAAGGTCACGGCGGTGCAGGTGACCCGGGTGTTCGAGCCGACGCCTGCCAAAGAGCGGGAGAACGGGAAAACCCTGAAACGGCGGGAGGCCGTTCCGGCTGCCGGGGAATAGCGGAAGGGAGCGCATGATCGAAGACTTGGTGCGGATGGCGAACCAGATCGGCGAATTCTTCAGCAGCTATCCTTCCCCGGACGAAGCGGCGGACGGAATCGCCGATCATTTGCGGAGGTTTTGGACTCCGTCGATGCGGGAAAAGCTCCTCCACTATGCCGAGCGGGACGGCAAGGATCTATCGGAGCTCGTGCGCGCGGCTCTGGGCCGCCTTCGGAAGCCTGTCTCGGGTGGCGCCTCCTGAAGCGGAAGTTCCGGCGGCCGATCTCGGGGAAAAGATCGCCGCGAAGGCGGGCGCGGTTCTTCTTTGCGGCGGTCAGGGACGGCGGATGGGCGGCATAGAAAAGTGCCTTCTCCCTCTGCTCGGCAAGCCTCTCTGGGTCCATGCCGCGGAGCGGCTGCGGCCGCAGGTGAGCTGGATCGCCGTCAGCGCCAATCGGGAAAGCAACCGCTATGCGGCCGCGGGGCTGCCGGTTCTTCCCGACCGGCGCTCCGGCACTGGTCCTTTGGCCGGCGTCGAAGCGGCCTGGGAGGCTCTCCCGCCGGACTTGTCGCTTCTTCTAGCCGCTCCGGGAGACTCGCCGTTCCTGCCGGACGACTTGGTCGTGCGGCTCTTCCTCAGAATGAACGCCACGGGCGCAAGGGGCGCCTTCGCGCACGACGGGGCGCGCGGACAGTTTCTCTGCGCGCTCTTCGAGAGGCGGTGCGCGGAATCCCTGCGGGACTTTCTGGACCGGGGAGAGCGGAGAGCCGAAGAGTTTCTACGCTCGATCGGGGCTGCGGCGGTTGATTTTTCCGATCGACCCGCCGATTTTTGGAACGTGAATGCGCCGGAGGATTGGGAGCGAATCCTGCAGAGGGCGGCTGCGGAGCGGAAGGCGCGGTGAGTCAAGGGTGGAGGCCTCCGGCCATCGCATTCGTCGGACGGAGCGGTGCGGGCAAAACGACCCTTCTCTGCTCGGTTCTGCGGATCCTTAGGGCCAAAGGGATCCGTGTCGCTGCGATCAAGCATGCCCACAAGGGTTTCGAGATCGATTACCCGGGAAAGGACAGCCGGCGCTTGCGAGAGGCGGGCGCAAACCCGGTCCTTCTCGTCGGTCCGACCCGGCTAGCCCGGATCGAAGAGCTGGCCCCGCCGAGGGAACCGGAGATTGCGGAGGCGATCGCGCTCCTCGGCCCCACACCGGTCGACCTGCTCCTCATCGAAGGGTTTCGGGCGGAAGGGGTGCCGAAGATCGAGCTCTTCGTGCCATCTTTAGGTCAGCTTTTTTGTCGCAACGATCCCGATCTTCTCGCCGTGGCCTCCGAAGGGGATGGAGCTGTGCTTCCCGAAGGCGTGCTCTCCTTCGACCGGAACGATGCCGAAGGGATCGCCGCGCTGATTCTCCGGGCGTGCGGCCTGTTCCCGCGCTCCGATGGGGGCTGCAGGGGTTCGGCATCGACTCCGAAAGGCGCGATCCCGCTCAAGGAGGCGCGAAGAAAGCTTCGGGAGGCGATGGCGGCGGATCGGCCGAACGCTGCCGAAGAGGTGAGCCTGTCGCAAAGCGCCGGACGCGTCCTGGCACGGGACCTCGTTTCTCCCTTCGATCTCCCCTTGGCACCGACGGCGGCGATGGACGGCTATGCGGTGAGAGCATCCGAGCTGGGCGAGGAGGGTCGGGCGTTCTCCGTCGCAGGGACGGCCGCGGCGGGAGCTCCCTTTGCCGGCGTTCCGCCGGAAGGGAGTTGCGTGCGCATTTTCACGGGGGCGGTTCTGCCGGAGGGGACCGACTTGGTGATCCCTCAAGAAGAAGTTGTTCTTCACGGCGACCGAGTAATCTTGCCCGCGGGCCGGCGGGCGGGGGAAAACGTGCGGGCAAGAGGAGAGAGCTTCTTGCGGGGCCAGGAGTTATTGCGCGCGGGCACCCGGATCGGCCCCGGGGCGCTCGCGCTGCTCGCCGCCGCCGGACAGGACACGGTCCCGGTCTATCCCAAGCTTCGCGTCGGGCTCCTCTGCACCGGCCGGGAGCTGCGGCCAGTCGGTGCACCTCTCCGCCACGGGGAGATCTACGACAGCAATCGGGCCTTTCTCTCCTCCGCGCTCGCCGAGCTCGGGGTCGTGCTGGTCGATGAGGGAATCGTCGATGACGATAGCCGAGTTTTGGAGGAGAGGCTCGATGCTCTCGCGGAAAAGGCCGATCTGCTGGTAACCACCGGCGGGGTCTCCGCCGGGGAAAGCGATTACGTCGGCAAGCTCCTCGCGGAGCGGAACGCCGTCGTCATCCGGCAGATCGCGGTCAAGCCCGGGCGCCCCTTTCTCTTCGCCCGGTGGAGAGGCAAACCCCTATTCGGCCTGCCCGGAACGCCCGCTGCGGTCTTCGTCCTCTACTACGATCTGATCCGCCCGCGGGTCCGATCGGCCATGGGGGAGAGAGAGCCGGTAGAAAGGGCGCGGCTGCCCGCGCTTTCCCGGATTCCGAAGAAAGCGGGCCGCACGGAGTATTGGGCGGGTCGCCTCGCCCTCGGGACGAAGGGAGAGGCCGCCTTCGCCCCCGTCAGCACGGTCGATGCCGCGGGATTTCTTCCCGCCGCCGCCGCGGATCTCCTCGCTCTCCTGCCGGAGGAGTCGGAATGCGTCGAGGTCGGCGAGCCGGTCGAGGTGATCTTTTTGCCGAAGTAAAGGGGAGGGAATACGGAGGAGAAGCGTGATTTCCGCCGGCCGTCCATGGCGGGAACGAGGCGAAGGATGCCCGGACCGATGGAGGGGCGCCGCTTCCCTTCGGGGAGGGAAACGGTGGTCAGCGGGCGGTCGCCGGATAGGCGGCCGCAAATTCGAGGAAATCGGTGACGACACGGCGGAAGTCGGAGGCAAAGGTCCGCTCCTCGTGGGAGGCATGAGGAATCACCCACCACCGTTTCGGCTCCGGCGCAGCATCGTAGATCTTATGCACGACGTCGACCGGCATCCGGCGGTCTTCCTCGGCCGCGAGGACAAGAATCGGCGCATGAATGTGCCGAGCGGCTTCCACGCAGTCGACCTTGCTCGGGTCGAGGGAATAGAGCCGCTCGAGCTCCCAGGAGACGAGATCGACAAAAGGAAAGGCGGGAAGGCCGAAGAAGAGCCGGGCGTGGACGGCCATCGAGTTGCGCAGGTTGTCGAAGGGGGCGTCCGCGATCACCCCAGCTACCCGCGGGTCCTCGGAAGCGAAACGCAAGGCCGTGACCGCACCGAGGGAGGTTCCCCACACCAGCGGATGCGAGAGCCCCTTGCCGGCCAATCGATCCGTCCAGGCCTTGAGATCATCCGGCTCTTTCCACCCGAGGGTGGTTATGGTCCTCTCGCTCTGCCCGTGACCCCGGAGGTCGACGGCGAGCACAGGGAAACCGAGCCGGTGTCCTAACACGATGTAGTTGATCTGGAATTCCTTGCTGGCTCCGAGTCCGTGCACCACGATGAGCGGGGGCTTGGTCGGGGTGCCCTCGGGCGGAACGAACCAGGCCGCCAGCTGGAGTCCGTCTTCGCTTGTGATCCGCCAGTCTTCGTAGGGGATGCCGGCCAGGGCGGGGGTGATGCTAAGGAAGCTGTGCGGGGGGACGGTGACCGCGACTCGGGCCAGAGAGTCGATGTACCACTTGAGCCCGGCGAAGAGCGCCGCGAGCAGACCGAGAAGCCCTACCGCCGCGAGGAAGCGCTTCGTCCCGCCGGGGAAAACAGCCGCAACCAGGGGGTGCGGCCGGTCCGCGGCCGACTGAGAGGCTAAAATTTCCGCTGCGTTCTCCTCCTTGCCCATCGCCTCGCCCTCGAGCACGACAAAGAATCGCTCAAGGAGGGGCGGAAGGCAAGCGGCGGTAGGCAGTTCGCGGCGACCGTCCTTCCGTTGGGCGAAAAGGGCGCCTAAGGCAACGGGCGAACCCGAAAGAGGGGACGGTCGAAGTCCACCGGCTTGCCGTTTTCGGCGAGGACCTCGGTGATAATGCCGCGCATCTCGGCCTTGATCTCGTTCATGACCTTCATCGCCTCGATAATGCAGACGACCGTGTTTTCGTTGACCTCCTGGCCAACCTCGACGTAGGGGGCCGAGTCGGGCGAGGGAGAACGGTAGAAAACGCCGACCATGGGGGAACGGATCTCGCGGATGGTTTCGGCCGCGGGCGCTGCCAGCTCCTTGAGCTTTTCGGGCGGGACGAGCGCGGCGTGGGAAGGATAGACGATATGGGGGTGGGCCGCGGCCGGCGGCGGTTCCTTTCGGAGCCGTATCCGGAATCCCTCGCGCTCCACCTCGAGCTCCGAAAGGTTCCCTTTGGCCATCAACTCGATCAGTTCGGCAATTTCTTTCGTATCCATGAAGGTTCCCTACGGGGAGATGGGCTCATCTTGGTCGACCCCTCGATCTCGAGGCAAGCTCGGGTGTATGCGAGTCCCGGGTCGAGCCCCCCCCGGAGATCCCGCAGCAGCTCCTCGAGGATCCGAATCTCCCGACCCGGCACTTCTCCTCGTTCCGGATCGGCCGCCTTCGCGTAGGCCTCCTCCAGTTGCGCCAGCAGCTGCTCGCGCCGGAGGTCGACTTCCGATTCGATGAACGACGCACGGATCTCCTCGGGTTCGTTCTCGTCCGCTTCGCTCACTTTGCCTTCGATCTCTTTGCGGATCTCGAGCACAGTGTTTTCCAGCAGGGCTGCGCGCCGGAACGCCCGCAGAAGGCCCGGATCCGGACTAAACCAGTCGGCCAGAAATCGGGCGTGCCGCGGATCCTCCGGCGCGGTGGCGCGTCGCTCCGCCCGCACAGCCAGCGAGAGGCAGCGGGAGGAGACCGTGGGAAGGAGCATCTGGGGCTGAGTGCTGGTGAGCAAGATCACCACATCCCGGGGCGGCTCTTCCAGCATTTTCAAGAAGGAGTTCGCCGCTTCCCCGCCTCCGAGGCACATCCGCTCGGCGTCGCAGACCAGCGCCACGCGGAAACGGCTGCTATACGGCTTGAGCGCGAGCATCGCCATAAGCGACCGCATCCGTTCCACCGGAATGCGGCGCAACCGGGACTCGGGCTCCACCAGGTGGAAGTCGGGATGGATCTCCGGACGGGGCCCAAGCAAGAGTTCGGCGATCCGGAGCGCGAGCGCCTTGAGTTGAACGGAAGAGGAACCAAGCAGAAGGTAGGCATGGGCGAGGCGGTCTGCGGCTAAAGCCTCTCGAAGGCGAAGGAGAATGGTGTCAGAGTCCAAAGACACGGCTTACGTTCTCCCAGATGCGGGTGGCGATCTCCTCCTCGGATCCGCTGGCGTCGATGAGCACGATGCGGCCGGGCTCGCTCTCGGCCAGCTTTCGATAGGCG from Methylacidimicrobium sp. AP8 includes:
- the fdhF gene encoding formate dehydrogenase subunit alpha, whose protein sequence is MLMQRHVDLGTPSRGCECGGHGPHHGLNGHCGEPRVEGRQVTVSIDGKEITVPEGTSVLRAAGLAGVGIPKLCATDSLEPFGSCRLCLVEIEGKRGFPASCTTTVEPGMKVRTYSERLAKLRRGVMELYISDHPLDCLTCPADGDCELQDMAGDVGLREVRYGYAGKNHLQAEKDTSNPYFTFDPAKCIVCSRCVRACDEIQGTFALTVEGRGFDSVIMPGPTGEFLSSECVSCGACVYACPTSALMEKAVIELGLPSESTDTTCAYCGVGCSFHAETKGTTVVRMTPNKESLSNHGHSCVKGRFAWSYASSKDRVTKPMIRKRIEDPWQVVSWPEAIQYVASEFLRIRERYGRNSIGAVSSSRCTNEEDYIVQKLVRAVFRNNNIDTCARVCHSPTGYGLKKAFGESAGTNPFDSVDSANLIFVIGANPTDGHPVFGSRMKRRLRAGAKLIVADPRRIDLVRNPHIQADIHLALRPGTNVALLNAMAHAILEEGLENRQYIESRCDPVSYAKWRDFILRPENSPEAMAPVTGVSADAIRAAARLYATIRPAAIYYGLGVTEHSQGSTGVMCLANLAMLTGNVGLDGAGVNPLRGQNNVQGACDMGSFPHELSGYRHISDEAARRRFEEEWGVEIDPEPGFRITNMLSAAAAGEFKALYMHGEDLVQSDPDASHVIEGLRKMELVVLHDLFLNESSKYAHVFLPGCSFLEKDGTFTNAERRIQLVRQVMPPLCGKQEWEVVQEIAQAMGYPMHYRHASEIMDEIARLTPTFHGVSHEKIARLGSIQWPCNDKAPEGTPILHEEEFVRGKGFFALTGYVPTKEKASSRFPLLLTTGRILFHYNVGTQTRRTANATWSREDLLEIHPSDAEERGIRDGDKTELRSRKGSVIMRCRVTDRVAPGTVYATFHFPENRTNVLTTENSDWATNCPEYKVTAVQVTRVFEPTPAKERENGKTLKRREAVPAAGE
- the pqqC gene encoding pyrroloquinoline-quinone synthase PqqC — its product is MSMPFSFLPDTEPPLSPPDFEARLRAIGRSSYHDRHPFHVLMNEGKCSREQIRGWVANRFYYQAQIPIKDAIILSLCPDRELRREWIRRIHDHDGTGEDPGGIERWLMLGEAVGLSREELLEQKHLLPGVRFAVDAYVNFCRSHSWIEAMASSLTELFAPSIHQTRIDAFPKFYPWIREEGLRYFRKRLTQAPKDVSFTLRLVVDRCRTRAAQEAALAALRFKCELLWSMLDAMYMAYVLRIQMPAPDGP
- the pqqA gene encoding pyrroloquinoline quinone precursor peptide PqqA is translated as MNWVKPEFEDISLCMEVTAYVNVAGK
- the mobA gene encoding molybdenum cofactor guanylyltransferase MobA → MAPPEAEVPAADLGEKIAAKAGAVLLCGGQGRRMGGIEKCLLPLLGKPLWVHAAERLRPQVSWIAVSANRESNRYAAAGLPVLPDRRSGTGPLAGVEAAWEALPPDLSLLLAAPGDSPFLPDDLVVRLFLRMNATGARGAFAHDGARGQFLCALFERRCAESLRDFLDRGERRAEEFLRSIGAAAVDFSDRPADFWNVNAPEDWERILQRAAAERKAR
- a CDS encoding formate dehydrogenase subunit gamma, with the translated sequence MENGKAERKNELESILEKFARQANGLIPAFHAIQERFGYVPKECLPEVAQAFNLSQADVYGVLTFYHDFRREPAGRHIVSVCRAEACQANGSGKLIEELRGRLRIDFGETTPDNEVTLLPTYCFGNCACGPSIAIDGKLYGRMTAQRVERILRGMGALE
- a CDS encoding NADH-quinone oxidoreductase subunit NuoF; the encoded protein is MKVYVPRDYSACALGADEVARAIEREAAARGLSIELIRNGSRGLYWLEPLVEVERNGQRIGYGPIGEEQVESLFAAGFLEGGEHPARVGDPEEIPYLRRQKRLVFRRVGKNDPLSLDAYRKDGGLAGLARALTLSPGQIVEEVTKSGLRGRGGAGFPTGIKWKTTLQAEADQKYIVCNADEGDSGTFSDRMVIEGDPFLLIEGMVIAGLAVGATEGYVYLRSEYPLARRIFEQALEKAEAGGLLGKDILGSGKSFHLHLYIGAGAYVCGEETALLESLEGKRGMVRPRPPLPAVRGLWQKPTVVNNVITLASVPAILAEGAEAYAQLGVGRSKGTLPVQLSGNLKRPGLVEVPFGVTLEELLFEYGGGTASGRPLKTIQIGGPLGPYLPPSLFSVTLDYEELAKVRGIVGHGGIVAFDDTVNLGRMARYAMEYCAGESCGKCTPCRIGSTRGMELMDRILSGKKEPGAAELLVDLCDVMVNASLCGLGGMTPFPVLSALRFFPEDFGYTKEEVEPLLQRM
- a CDS encoding formate dehydrogenase subunit delta — translated: MIEDLVRMANQIGEFFSSYPSPDEAADGIADHLRRFWTPSMREKLLHYAERDGKDLSELVRAALGRLRKPVSGGAS
- a CDS encoding pyrroloquinoline quinone biosynthesis protein PqqB; its protein translation is MFSGRGRSVRVALFPVFCSLLSLGCGDALSMRLLVLGSGAGGGVPQWNCLCPQCRRAREERDLPAAQKRFRRTQASIAVSEPGERWTLINASPDLCSQFAQAAELAPPEGALRGSPLAGVALTDGQLDHTTGLLFLREGTEIRIACTDPVWKSLNSTFPIVSVLRHFLPVERSAYPAEFGGVRIEALSLPGAPAPYEAPSEEPGQVVALRLLGTKSGRRVAYAPGLPEISDAFLAFVSGCDALFVDGTFWSEEELAPMSEERRRSIRRSHLPVSGPEGSLARLAKLPVAKKFYIHINNTNPMLDPDSPQAKEVREAGVQIAYDGMLLSFYPTDS
- the pqqD gene encoding pyrroloquinoline quinone biosynthesis peptide chaperone PqqD, translated to MDLNRATPRLASKASLRWDAVRKKPILLYPEGVLILNRTAEAILSLCDGRRAVPAIVSELASRFGADPVAVQADVWQFLEELRDRGLLLFAAPQEGQT